The nucleotide window TCTGGGCATCGGAGCCGTGCCGCAGCAGGGTTCCCATATTGTACATCTGGCCGTGGCAGGCGCCGGAATTTCCGCCGGACCGGTTGATCTCCTCCATGATGACGGAGGCTTCGGTCAGGCCGAGGCCGGAGCCGCCGAACTCTTCGGGGATCAGCGCGGCCATCCAGCCGGCCTTTGTCAGGGCATCGACAAACTCTTCCGGATAGCCGCGCTTCTCGTCGATCCCGCGATGGTATTCCGGCGGGAAGTCGGCGCAAAGAGCCTGCACGGCTTCACGGATATCGTTGTAGTCGTTGGCAGACATTGATTCTCTCCATTAGGCGGATCGCCCACGTAACAGGTCAGATGGTCGAGAGGCCTAGGGCAGCCCGGAAGCGGTTCTTCACATGCACGCCATCCCGCGGCGGCAGGGCCCGCGGAAGGTTCTCGGCAGCAATCTTGATCGCGGCGAAGGACGTGCCGGTCTGTGCTTGCATACGGGTCCGCAGATCGCTCACGCCGTCCATATCCGTCACCACCCGGGTCCAGGGGAAATTCGCCGCCTCGGCAAACCGGGCGAGCTCGATATCCCGGCCCGTGTGGCTGGTCTGCATGCCGGTCTCGCCATAATGCCCGTTATCGAGCACGGCGATGGTCAGGTTCGGCGGCAGCTTCTGGCCGATGGAGGCAAGCGCCCCCAACCCCATCAGCATCTCGCCGTCACCGGTCAGCACCAGAACCGGCCGTTTACGCTGGGTCATGGCAAGACCGAAGCCGACGGTCGCGGCACTGCCCATGGCGGCCCAGAGGTAATAGTTGAGATCGTGGTCACCGGCGGCCATGGCATCGTAGCTGGGTGACCCGAGCCCGGTGACGACCAGAAGATCGCCCCGGTCTTCAAGTAGTTTCGCCGTCACGGCGCGGCGGTCGAGAGATCCGGTCATGGTCATTTCACCCACTTCTTTTCACCGATCAGGCTTTGTCCGAGCAGCACGGCGCAGGCTTCGTCGCCGTTGAAGGCCATGGTGGCGGCGCCATGTACCAGATGCGCAACCTCGTCCGGCTGATCCGCGCGCCATGTGCGAACCTGCATCAGCTTCAACGCTGCTTCGGTCGCCTGCCCCATCGGGTTCTGCCACGGATTGAACTCCGCCCAGTCGCCGCGCATGGTCACAAGCATCAGCAATGGAAAACGGGTCATGGTCTGCAACGCCAGGGTATTGAGGCAGTTGCCGACGCCGCTGGATTGCATCAACAAGGCGCCGCGCTCACCGCCGAGCCAGGCACCGGAGAGATAACCGATGCCCTCTTCTTCTGTAGTCAGTGCAAGGGAGGTAATGCCGTTATCCTTCTCCGCCTCGCGGATCGCAGAGGCGTGTCCCGCATCCGGTACATAGACCAGATGGCGGACATCAAAACTTTTCAGGATCGGCAGGATCTGATCCTGCCAGGACGGGGTCTCTTCGGCGGGCACTGCGGTCATTGCGACTCCAGACCTTGATGAACGGCGGAAAACACTGGAGTAGCGCTCGCAGAAGCGAAATACGAGAAGCATATTTCTCATTCAGCTATGCCATGATTTAATAGTTTATGGATTTAAGACAGCTTCGAACCTTCCTGCATGTCGCCGAGCTTGGCAGTCTCAGCCACGCGGCGGAACGATTGCGTATCGCCCAACCCGCCCTCGGCAGGCAAATCCGCCTGCTGGAAGAGGATCTCGGTGTCGCGCTGTTCACCCGGCACGGCCGCGGCATGGCCCTGACATCCGCTGGCCGCATTTTGACGGACCGCGCATCGGCGATCCTGCGTCTGGTGGAAGATACCCGTGCTGAAGTCTCCGCAGAACAGGATGCGGTAAAGGGAGCTGTCTGCCTCGGTGTGCCACCGACCATCGGGGAGGTTATCGCGGGCCGGATGGCGGAACGTTTCCTCAGGGACTATCCGGAAGTGACCCTGCGCATCGTCCCCGCCTTCAGCGGCTATCTGCTGGATATGATCCAGAGGGGCGAGGCCGACCTCGCCGTGATGTACGAAACCGGGGCCACCAGCCATATCCGGACCGAACCGCTGATCGAGGAAACGCTCTACCTAATTGGCTCCCCCTCTTCTGGCCTGGAAATCGACAGGCCCGTGCCCTTTCCGGGTCTGGCAGATCTCTCCATGATCCTGCCCGGATCACGGCACGGCCTGCGTAACCTGCTGGAAAATGCAGCCGGCCGGGAAGGCATCGCGCTACGGGTATCGGTCGAGGCGGACGCACTGCAGACCCTCAAGGAACTCGTTGCCCGAGGTCTCGGCTATACGGTCCTGCCCCTCGCCGCCGTTCATGCGGATATCACGGCCGGCACCCTTCGCGCCGCGCCGATCGCCCGCCCGGCCCTGACGCGAAAAATGGTCCTGACCCGCTCCATCGTACGCCCCGACACAAACGCCGTGCGGATCTTCGCCAGCACACTCAAGGCGGAGACGGCGGATATGGTGCAACAAGGCATTTGGCAGGGAACGCTGCTATCTTGAAGCGCGTGTACTGTTCTACCGACAGTTCGGGTGATTTCTAGATGCCCCCGGCACTACAATTGCCAAGCTCTAGAGCATGGCATGCTGAAACAGCGCGGCACCCTGCGCTGCATTAACCTAGCTCAGTTTTCCTTCACGTCGCCGGGATTGCGCCTTTCATGGGTCGGCCGTCTGTCGCGCATGGCAAAGCCGAGCGCTGTCGCCAGAAGAGCGCCCGCACCTGCCAACGCCATGTCCTTCTGTGCATCCCAGAGATCGCCCTGGGCGCCGACATAGGCGATGCCAAGTTCAGCGCCAAACAGTTCAGCGGCACACCATTCAGCGATCTCATAGGCCGCCGAGAAACCGAGGATCATCATTGCCGGCACGAAGAAATACCCGATTGCACGCAAGCCAACACCCACGCCCAGAACTTCCCGGATTGGACCGGTAAGAAGGAGACCGTAGGCGAAATGCACCACCCGATCATAATGATTGCGCGCCTCTCCAAACCAGTCCGTGACGGCTTCACCGGCCAGCATCTCGGCCCAGCGCTGGTAGGGAACCAGAGAATAGGTGTAATGCGCACCGACCGCATGGAGCGATAGAAACGCAACGATGGAGAGGAAAGAAAGCAGCGATAGCGTCCGCCAACGACCAGACATGGATAGTCCCACAACGAGAAGCAGAACGAGTAAATTCTCCAGGGCCCAGTCGGCACGGTTGACCGGAGAGATAGCGAGACCAGCCCAGAAGATGCCATAGGCAAGAACGACCCATTGGCGGAAGCGAGGTCCGGCCGTCCAACCCACAGATCTGGTTTCTTCAGTCTTGCGATGCACGCGTTGGCCATAAGCTACGGAGATCGGTCGGCAGAACCCTGACCAGCTTTCTCGCTTCGCCCGCGTCGACCTTGTCGCAGATCACCTCGAAGACAGTCTGCACGCCGCGTTCGGCATCTCCGGCCAGAATTACCGGTAATTGTGCTCGCACGCGTTCCAGAAATTCCTGCTTCCTGTCCTCACCTGTTGGAGTTCCGGCAATGTGCCAGCCTTCGAACAGCAAACCGCGCAACAGCATCGGGAGTTGTGCTCCGATATGGACAGCATTCTCGGGTCCGACCCGATCCCGCTGGGCATGCAATGTTGCGCGGAGCATCTGGTAGGCCATCTGGCGGTCGTCAGTATGAAGGCGTTCCATGATGGCCTTGAGCCACGCATCGCTTTCCTGGACTGTCGTGTCGAAGGTGGCAAGGCCACTGGTCATCGGACATTACCCATTATGGAGGCCAGATCGATATGCGCTGCGTGAGCATGACGCGATGTCATCGTACCTCTCTATGACGCGAAAGGGATCACAATAATCCTCACCATCTGTCAGGGCAGCGATCACTCCGGACTTGCAGAACCAAAGCGGCGAAACCTGATGCGGTCAAAGGTGCAACAGATTGAGGTTCCCTGGTCGATCCGACGACTTCCCCAGACAACTCGCTGCAGATCTGTCCAGTGCTGTAATCGGCGAGCCACTGCTTATTGTCGCGCCGATCACCGCCCGGCCCTGACCCGGAAAATGGTCCTGTCCCGATCCATCATGCGCCACTACACCAACACCGTCCGGATCTTTGACAGCACGCTGAAGGCGGAAACGTCGGAGGTGGTTCAATAAGGCATTTGGCAGGGGACGCTGCTGCTCTAGGCCTGCCAGCTCTCATCACCGGGCAAAAAACAAGGCCCAGAGATTTCTCCCTGGGCCTTTCCAGCGGCTGGTTGAAATGGCGGACTATTTCTGGAGTTCGGT belongs to Nisaea sp. and includes:
- a CDS encoding DUF2238 domain-containing protein yields the protein MHRKTEETRSVGWTAGPRFRQWVVLAYGIFWAGLAISPVNRADWALENLLVLLLVVGLSMSGRWRTLSLLSFLSIVAFLSLHAVGAHYTYSLVPYQRWAEMLAGEAVTDWFGEARNHYDRVVHFAYGLLLTGPIREVLGVGVGLRAIGYFFVPAMMILGFSAAYEIAEWCAAELFGAELGIAYVGAQGDLWDAQKDMALAGAGALLATALGFAMRDRRPTHERRNPGDVKEN
- a CDS encoding thiamine pyrophosphate-dependent enzyme, whose protein sequence is MTGSLDRRAVTAKLLEDRGDLLVVTGLGSPSYDAMAAGDHDLNYYLWAAMGSAATVGFGLAMTQRKRPVLVLTGDGEMLMGLGALASIGQKLPPNLTIAVLDNGHYGETGMQTSHTGRDIELARFAEAANFPWTRVVTDMDGVSDLRTRMQAQTGTSFAAIKIAAENLPRALPPRDGVHVKNRFRAALGLSTI
- a CDS encoding DUF2267 domain-containing protein, with product MTSGLATFDTTVQESDAWLKAIMERLHTDDRQMAYQMLRATLHAQRDRVGPENAVHIGAQLPMLLRGLLFEGWHIAGTPTGEDRKQEFLERVRAQLPVILAGDAERGVQTVFEVICDKVDAGEARKLVRVLPTDLRSLWPTRASQD
- a CDS encoding LysR family transcriptional regulator, with product MDLRQLRTFLHVAELGSLSHAAERLRIAQPALGRQIRLLEEDLGVALFTRHGRGMALTSAGRILTDRASAILRLVEDTRAEVSAEQDAVKGAVCLGVPPTIGEVIAGRMAERFLRDYPEVTLRIVPAFSGYLLDMIQRGEADLAVMYETGATSHIRTEPLIEETLYLIGSPSSGLEIDRPVPFPGLADLSMILPGSRHGLRNLLENAAGREGIALRVSVEADALQTLKELVARGLGYTVLPLAAVHADITAGTLRAAPIARPALTRKMVLTRSIVRPDTNAVRIFASTLKAETADMVQQGIWQGTLLS
- a CDS encoding phosphonopyruvate decarboxylase; the protein is MTAVPAEETPSWQDQILPILKSFDVRHLVYVPDAGHASAIREAEKDNGITSLALTTEEEGIGYLSGAWLGGERGALLMQSSGVGNCLNTLALQTMTRFPLLMLVTMRGDWAEFNPWQNPMGQATEAALKLMQVRTWRADQPDEVAHLVHGAATMAFNGDEACAVLLGQSLIGEKKWVK